The Solicola gregarius DNA window ACGAGCGCGGAGGTGGGCCTGATGGCGACGGCGGTCGCGCTCGTCCTCGGCACGCTCGCGGCGTTCGCGCTGACCCGGTACGAGTTCTTCGGGCGTGAGTCGATCTCGCTGCTGGTGATCCTGCCGATCGCGTTGCCCGGCATCGTGACCGGGCTGGCGCTGAACAGCGCGTTCACCACGTTCCTGGGCGTCGGTCTGTCGGTCTGGACGGTGGTCCTCGCGCATTCGACGTTCTGCATCGTCGTGGTGTTCAACAACGTCAGCGCACGGCTGCGTCAGCTCGGCGGCAACGTCGAGGAGGCGTCGATGGACCTCGGTGCGTCGCGGTGGACGACGTTCCGGCTGTTGATCTTCCCGTTGCTGCGGGGCGGCCTGCTCGCGGGCGGGCTGTTGGCGTTCGCGCTCAGTTTCGACGAGATCATCGTGACCCGCTTCACCGCCGACGCAGACACGATGACGCTGCCACTGTGGATCCTGAACAACCTGTTCCGTCCGAACCAGACGCCCGTCATCAACGTGGTGGGTAGTGTCCTGATCATCGCCTCGATCATCCCGATCTACCTGTCGCAGAAGCTCTCCGGGACCTCGACCGGC harbors:
- a CDS encoding ABC transporter permease; this translates as MTISGRTKVLLLAAVGFVLVVVYAPLAVVLVSSFNAESTFGWPPSSFTTKWWESTWHNEGAMEAVRTSAEVGLMATAVALVLGTLAAFALTRYEFFGRESISLLVILPIALPGIVTGLALNSAFTTFLGVGLSVWTVVLAHSTFCIVVVFNNVSARLRQLGGNVEEASMDLGASRWTTFRLLIFPLLRGGLLAGGLLAFALSFDEIIVTRFTADADTMTLPLWILNNLFRPNQTPVINVVGSVLIIASIIPIYLSQKLSGTSTGGRM